Proteins from a single region of Streptomyces sp. TN58:
- a CDS encoding N-acetylmuramoyl-L-alanine amidase → MRYDDSPPPPESGSSVNPDRHWFTRRSTLVVGIAALAPACLAGWVLTQALSGAGPDANRPGSAPQPASHSTVPPGQRDAKPGATPSGSPSTEAGTPAAAPVPAAPVKGPLTGKTVVVDPGHNTGNFKHTDEIDQQVDIGTNRKECDTTGTTTNSGYMEAEFTMDVSKRLRAALEAQGAKVVLTHETGARAWGPCITERARIGNEANADAVVSVHADGVSAGNRGFHVILPAKVRSGAADTAKIVEPSRELGERIAGNFARTTGSAPANYLGGGTGLVVRDDLGGLNLSTRPKVFIECGNMRDAKDAAQLTSPEWRQKAAQGIADGIVGFLGG, encoded by the coding sequence GTGCGCTACGACGACAGCCCCCCGCCCCCCGAGTCCGGTTCCTCGGTGAATCCGGACCGGCACTGGTTCACCCGACGCTCCACGCTCGTGGTCGGGATCGCCGCGCTCGCCCCGGCCTGCCTCGCCGGCTGGGTCCTGACGCAGGCCCTGTCCGGCGCCGGGCCGGACGCGAACCGGCCCGGCTCGGCCCCGCAGCCCGCCTCCCACTCGACCGTCCCGCCGGGCCAGCGGGACGCGAAGCCGGGAGCCACCCCGAGCGGCAGCCCGAGTACGGAGGCCGGTACGCCCGCCGCGGCCCCCGTACCGGCGGCGCCCGTGAAGGGCCCGCTGACCGGGAAGACCGTGGTCGTCGACCCCGGGCACAACACCGGCAACTTCAAGCACACCGACGAGATCGACCAACAGGTCGACATCGGGACGAACCGCAAGGAATGCGACACCACCGGGACCACCACGAACTCCGGCTACATGGAGGCCGAGTTCACGATGGACGTGTCGAAGCGCCTGCGAGCCGCCCTGGAGGCGCAGGGCGCGAAGGTGGTCCTCACCCACGAGACGGGCGCCCGCGCCTGGGGTCCGTGCATCACCGAGCGGGCCCGTATCGGCAACGAGGCGAACGCCGACGCCGTCGTGTCCGTCCACGCCGACGGGGTCTCGGCGGGCAACCGCGGCTTCCACGTCATCCTCCCCGCCAAGGTCAGGAGCGGCGCCGCCGACACGGCGAAGATCGTCGAACCCTCGCGCGAACTGGGCGAACGGATCGCCGGGAACTTCGCCCGCACCACCGGCTCGGCGCCCGCCAACTACCTGGGAGGCGGCACCGGTTTGGTGGTCCGCGACGATCTGGGCGGACTGAACCTGTCAACTCGCCCCAAGGTGTTCATCGAATGCGGCAACATGCGTGACGCCAAGGACGCGGCGCAGTTGACGAGTCCGGAGTGGCGTCAGAAGGCGGCCCAGGGCATCGCCGACGGCATCGTGGGCTTCCTCGGCGGGTAG
- a CDS encoding DUF5336 domain-containing protein — protein MNIRSLTRGDGVVIGAAALLFIASFLDFYSTTGGDLPSAWDTDAYRLVLPSVFLLGFIAAGLLVAGRFLPESRKVIGMPLSAWGTVLAVSAAWSALWALITCPSTLDLGAGAVIAFLATLALAGVAVFGAKVPALAGSLVPEARPAAPQPYGGQPQPGAGYGYPGGQQPYGSTPQPVPPYGGTPTPAPGPQDSVGGHQGAAAPAPAGDFSPFWFAVPVARPLFAEDGSPTQIAELAPGTWYLAVEQRGATALVAQTQDGRRGVLSDTSGIQRG, from the coding sequence GTGAACATCCGCTCCCTCACTCGAGGCGACGGCGTGGTGATCGGAGCAGCGGCGCTGCTGTTCATCGCCTCGTTCCTCGATTTCTACTCCACCACGGGTGGCGACCTGCCGAGCGCCTGGGACACCGACGCCTACCGCCTGGTGCTGCCCAGTGTCTTCCTGCTCGGGTTCATCGCCGCGGGTCTGCTCGTCGCCGGCCGCTTCCTGCCGGAGAGCCGCAAGGTCATCGGCATGCCGCTGTCGGCGTGGGGCACCGTGCTCGCCGTCTCGGCCGCCTGGTCCGCGCTGTGGGCGCTGATCACCTGCCCGAGCACGCTCGACCTGGGCGCGGGCGCCGTCATCGCGTTCCTCGCCACCCTGGCCCTGGCCGGCGTGGCCGTCTTCGGCGCGAAGGTGCCGGCGCTCGCCGGTTCGCTGGTGCCGGAGGCGCGGCCCGCCGCCCCGCAGCCGTACGGCGGCCAGCCGCAGCCGGGTGCCGGGTACGGCTACCCGGGCGGGCAGCAGCCCTACGGTTCCACGCCGCAGCCGGTCCCGCCGTACGGCGGTACGCCGACCCCGGCGCCCGGTCCGCAGGATTCCGTCGGCGGCCACCAGGGGGCCGCGGCGCCCGCTCCGGCGGGGGACTTCAGCCCCTTCTGGTTCGCGGTGCCGGTGGCCCGGCCCCTCTTCGCGGAGGACGGCTCGCCGACGCAGATCGCCGAGCTGGCGCCGGGTACCTGGTACCTGGCGGTCGAGCAGCGCGGCGCGACGGCGCTCGTCGCGCAGACCCAGGACGGCCGGCGCGGCGTCCTGAGCGACACCTCGGGGATCCAGCGCGGCTGA
- a CDS encoding peptidoglycan recognition protein translates to MRGTALAAALGVVATLCLPGAAVAAGPGPDRAGSTASAGTSGPVEGSVRRLALEPKSATEASVSARGTERFGLMGVSWKDAAAEVHGKIEARSRNAATGAWTPWVTLEPLKAGLDGDRPGARGATEPVWVGAADGAEVRVSGGSAALPAGLELDLVDPGTAGRGGAAKSAPAPGARTTAGAAVGAAAPGPESTAPRPDVVSRAQWGADESLNDEGPIYLAGGKIKALFVHHTAATAPYECTDSAAIVRGLHVYHVKTNGWRDLGYNFLVDKCGTLFEGRQGGVDQPVMGAHTYGFNSESTSVAVLGDYTNAGASPAALEGISKMAAYKLGQYDVDMDGSTTLTAGATQKNYAGTSFTAGQAYPFRTVSGHRDGFNTECPGHQLYPQLDTIRKAGPAARLKVVSVNGEPVAPGGTAKTPGQLVVGFSTSTAAQLVSSFELLVDGAPVATVAGDATSVATMLGLGSHRIQIRATAKNGKVSTSLPVTVVADVSDVKYVPVLPKRLMDTRTGVGVPQAKVGPGGVVPLKVAGVQGVPAYGVTSVVLNVTATNPTEAGHVSVYPNGTVRTSASNLNFTPGQTIPNLVVVPVHDGIIQFYNSAGSVDLIADITGYFLASGEGSTHMNLGPKRVLDTRDGTGGVPTAPVGQGGVLDLDLSAVDGLPTSDGLTAVVLNVTATNPTTSSHVSVFPSGTTRTSASNLNFTAGQTIPNLVVVPVVNGRVSFYNNAGSVDLIADITGYFTTSSAGAKHSNLGPKRLMDTRSGLGAAKAPVGEGGVVTLAVAGVEGVPATGVTAVILNVTATNPTTSSYVSVFPSGTTRTSASNLNFTAGQTIPNLVVVPVVDGKVSFYNNAGSVDLIADITGYFSK, encoded by the coding sequence ATGCGCGGGACGGCACTTGCCGCCGCGCTCGGCGTCGTCGCGACGCTGTGCCTGCCGGGGGCGGCCGTGGCCGCCGGGCCCGGTCCGGACCGGGCCGGCAGCACTGCGTCCGCCGGCACGAGCGGTCCGGTCGAGGGCAGCGTCCGCAGGCTCGCGCTGGAGCCGAAGAGCGCCACGGAGGCGTCCGTCTCCGCGCGCGGCACCGAGCGGTTCGGCCTCATGGGCGTGTCCTGGAAGGACGCCGCCGCCGAGGTACACGGGAAGATCGAGGCCCGCAGCCGGAACGCCGCGACCGGGGCGTGGACGCCGTGGGTGACGCTGGAGCCGCTCAAGGCGGGACTCGACGGCGACCGGCCGGGAGCGCGCGGTGCCACCGAGCCGGTGTGGGTCGGCGCCGCGGACGGCGCCGAGGTACGGGTGAGCGGCGGCTCGGCCGCGCTGCCCGCCGGCCTGGAGCTGGACCTGGTGGACCCGGGTACGGCCGGCCGCGGCGGAGCGGCGAAGTCCGCGCCGGCCCCGGGCGCGCGGACGACGGCCGGGGCGGCCGTCGGGGCGGCGGCGCCCGGCCCGGAGTCGACGGCTCCGCGCCCGGACGTCGTCTCGCGCGCCCAGTGGGGCGCGGACGAGTCCCTGAACGACGAGGGCCCGATCTACCTCGCGGGCGGGAAGATCAAGGCCCTGTTCGTGCACCACACGGCGGCGACCGCCCCGTACGAGTGCACCGACTCGGCGGCCATCGTCCGCGGTCTGCACGTCTACCACGTGAAGACCAACGGCTGGCGCGACCTCGGCTACAACTTCCTCGTCGACAAGTGCGGCACCCTTTTCGAGGGCCGCCAGGGCGGTGTGGACCAGCCGGTGATGGGCGCCCACACCTACGGCTTCAACTCGGAGTCGACGAGCGTCGCGGTCCTCGGCGACTACACGAACGCCGGGGCCTCGCCCGCCGCGCTCGAAGGCATCTCGAAGATGGCGGCGTACAAGCTGGGCCAGTACGACGTCGACATGGACGGCTCGACGACGCTGACGGCGGGCGCCACGCAGAAGAACTACGCCGGCACCAGCTTCACCGCCGGCCAGGCGTACCCGTTCAGGACGGTCTCCGGCCACCGGGACGGCTTCAACACCGAGTGCCCGGGCCACCAGCTGTATCCGCAGCTGGACACGATCCGCAAGGCGGGTCCCGCGGCCCGGCTGAAGGTCGTCTCCGTGAACGGCGAGCCCGTCGCGCCGGGCGGGACCGCGAAGACCCCGGGTCAGCTGGTGGTCGGCTTCTCCACCAGCACGGCCGCCCAGCTGGTGAGCTCCTTCGAGCTGCTGGTGGACGGCGCCCCGGTCGCGACGGTCGCCGGTGACGCCACGAGCGTCGCGACGATGCTGGGCCTGGGCAGCCACCGGATCCAGATCCGGGCGACCGCGAAGAACGGCAAGGTGTCCACGAGCCTGCCGGTCACCGTGGTGGCGGACGTCTCGGACGTCAAGTACGTCCCGGTCCTCCCCAAGCGCCTGATGGACACGCGTACGGGTGTGGGCGTGCCGCAGGCCAAGGTCGGACCGGGCGGTGTGGTGCCCCTGAAGGTCGCGGGCGTCCAGGGCGTCCCGGCGTACGGGGTCACCTCCGTGGTGCTGAACGTGACGGCGACCAACCCGACGGAGGCCGGCCACGTGTCGGTCTACCCGAACGGCACGGTGCGCACCAGCGCCTCGAACCTCAACTTCACTCCCGGGCAGACCATCCCGAACCTGGTCGTCGTGCCCGTCCACGACGGGATCATCCAGTTCTACAACAGCGCGGGCAGTGTCGACCTGATCGCCGACATCACCGGCTACTTCCTCGCGAGCGGCGAGGGCTCCACCCACATGAACCTCGGCCCGAAGCGGGTCCTGGACACCCGTGACGGCACGGGCGGCGTGCCGACCGCCCCGGTCGGCCAGGGCGGGGTGCTGGACCTCGACCTCTCGGCCGTCGACGGGCTCCCCACGTCGGACGGCCTCACCGCGGTGGTGCTCAACGTGACGGCGACCAACCCGACCACGTCCAGCCACGTGTCGGTCTTCCCGAGCGGCACGACGCGCACCAGCGCATCGAACCTCAACTTCACCGCCGGCCAGACCATCCCCAACCTGGTCGTCGTCCCCGTGGTGAACGGCAGGGTCAGCTTCTACAACAACGCGGGCAGCGTCGACCTGATCGCCGACATCACCGGCTACTTCACCACGTCGAGCGCGGGCGCCAAGCACTCCAACCTCGGTCCCAAGCGCCTGATGGACACCCGTTCCGGGCTCGGCGCGGCCAAGGCTCCGGTCGGCGAGGGCGGCGTCGTCACCCTGGCCGTCGCGGGTGTCGAGGGGGTGCCGGCCACCGGTGTCACCGCGGTGATCCTGAACGTGACGGCGACCAACCCGACCACGTCGAGCTACGTGTCGGTCTTCCCGAGCGGCACGACGCGCACCAGCGCGTCGAACCTCAACTTCACCGCCGGCCAGACCATCCCCAACCTGGTCGTCGTCCCGGTCGTGGACGGCAAGGTCAGCTTCTACAACAACGCGGGCAGCGTCGACCTGATCGCCGACATCACCGGCTACTTCAGCAAGTAG
- a CDS encoding LLM class F420-dependent oxidoreductase, translating to MRLGLALGYWGRGPSSDHLDLATEAERLGYDSVWTAEAWGSDAFTPLTWIAAHTSRIRLGTAIAQMAARTPTATAMHALTLDHLSGGRMMLGLGLSGPQVVEGWYGRPFPASPLTATREYVDVIRQVLRRESPVTLDGRFHSHPYRGGDGTGIGKPLKPITHPLRADLPLLLGAEGPKNIAQTTRIADGWLPLYWSPTRTDVYQASLADLPDGFMIAPMARAKVCDDVAEGLLPVKAMLGFYIGGMGHAARNFHADLMARMGYEEEARRIQQLFLAGRKEEAVLAVPDAFADEISLTGPRERIAERLDLWRKGPVTDLLVTAPDPHTLRVLAELNT from the coding sequence ATGCGCCTCGGACTCGCACTCGGCTACTGGGGCCGCGGCCCCTCCTCCGACCACCTGGACCTCGCCACCGAGGCCGAGAGGCTCGGCTACGACTCCGTGTGGACCGCCGAAGCCTGGGGCTCCGACGCCTTCACCCCCCTCACCTGGATCGCCGCCCACACCTCGCGGATCCGCCTCGGCACCGCCATCGCGCAGATGGCCGCCCGCACCCCGACCGCGACCGCCATGCACGCCCTGACCCTGGACCACCTCTCCGGCGGCCGGATGATGCTCGGCCTGGGCCTGTCCGGCCCGCAGGTGGTCGAGGGCTGGTACGGGCGCCCCTTCCCGGCGAGCCCGCTGACCGCCACCCGCGAGTACGTCGACGTCATCCGCCAGGTGCTGCGCCGCGAGAGCCCGGTCACCCTGGACGGCCGCTTCCACAGCCACCCGTACCGGGGCGGGGACGGAACCGGCATCGGCAAACCCCTGAAGCCGATCACCCACCCGCTCCGCGCCGACCTGCCGCTCCTGCTCGGCGCCGAAGGCCCGAAGAACATCGCCCAGACCACGCGGATCGCGGACGGCTGGCTGCCGCTGTACTGGTCGCCGACCCGCACCGACGTCTACCAGGCCTCGCTCGCGGACCTCCCCGACGGATTCATGATCGCCCCGATGGCCCGCGCGAAGGTCTGCGACGACGTCGCCGAGGGGCTGCTCCCCGTCAAGGCCATGCTGGGCTTCTACATCGGCGGTATGGGCCACGCCGCCCGCAACTTCCACGCCGACCTGATGGCCCGCATGGGCTACGAGGAGGAGGCCCGCCGTATCCAGCAGCTCTTCCTCGCGGGCCGCAAGGAGGAGGCGGTCCTCGCCGTCCCCGACGCCTTCGCCGACGAGATCTCCCTGACCGGCCCCCGCGAACGGATCGCGGAACGGCTCGACCTGTGGCGCAAGGGCCCTGTCACGGACCTCCTCGTCACCGCCCCCGACCCGCACACCCTGCGCGTCCTGGCGGAACTCAACACCTGA